A single window of Rana temporaria chromosome 1, aRanTem1.1, whole genome shotgun sequence DNA harbors:
- the LOC120945521 gene encoding olfactory receptor 10A7-like: MGNRNETQPTEFILLGLSTYHQPLLFGILLIIYFLTLMSNTMIIVTVTVDAQLQSPMYFFLRSLSLTEIFYISVTVPRMLRDFLNLNKAISFLGCASQLYFFCFLGTTECFLLAFMAYDRYVAICHPLHYMTIMTKSKCLEFSVGSWLSGILLSLFQISYVFSLPFCSSNIIDHFFCDILPVVKLACADTFSNEIAILIYSSLVIPLPFLLILVSYICIITTILRMPSGVGRKKAFSTCWSHLTSVTLFYGTATMTYLKMKATKAFGGSKVISLLYIVVIPMLNPLIYSLRNSVLKNAMKRLMHLNRLPKVTFQCIPQFFKYF; this comes from the coding sequence ATGGGTAATAGAAATGAAACACAGCCGACTGAATTCATTCTTCTAGGGCTGTCAACATATCATCAACCATTACTTTTTGGTATATtactaataatttattttttaaccttgaTGAGCAATACGATGATCATTGTGACAGTGACTGTAGATGCTCAACTTCAGTCTCCTATGTATTTTTTCCTGCGGAGCTTGTCTCTTACAGAAATATTTTACATATCGGTAACAGTTCCCCGCATGCTCAGAGACTTCTTAAATCTAAATAAAGCAATATCTTTTCTGGGTTGTGCTTCCCAGCTttactttttctgttttcttGGTACAACAGAGTGCTTTCTGCTTGCATTTATGGCATATGACCGATATGTGGCTATCTGTCATCCTCTTCACTATATGACCATAATGACCAAATCCAAGTGTCTAGAGTTCTCAGTAGGCTCATGGCTGTCTGGGATTTTATTGTCATTATTTCAGATTTCCTATGTTTTTAGCCTTCCTTTCTGTTCCTCCAATATCATTGACCATTTCTTCTGTGATATTCTCCCAGTGGTGAAGCTAGCTTGTGCTGACACTTTTTCTAATGAGATAGCGATTTTAATATACAGCTCTCTAGTTATACCTCTACCATTCCTGCTTATTCTGGTGTCCTACATATGTATCATTACTACTATCTTAAGAATGCCCTCAGGTGTGGGAAGAAAGAAAGCATTTTCAACATGTTGGTCCCATCTGACATCTGTAACTTTATTCTATGGAACAGCTACAATGACATATCTCAAGATGAAAGCGACCAAAGCATTTGGAGGTTCAAAAGTTATTTCTCTTCTCTATATTGTAGTTATTCCCATGCTTAATCCTCTAATATATAGCTTGAGAAATTCAGTTTTAAAAAATGCCATGAAAAGACTGATGCATTTAAACAGACTCCCTAAAGTGACTTTTCAGTGTATACCtcagttttttaaatatttttaa